One region of Natronolimnobius baerhuensis genomic DNA includes:
- a CDS encoding type II toxin-antitoxin system VapC family toxin: MTETIVFDTEPLIAYLDDEPGSDTVEAWIDRVASGEVEGYVSPVTKTEVLYVGSRVGFRPGAVRASLERLEELGVTVSDPRACWDSAAALKEAYTMALGDAYALATADAVGGTLLVGADDDFDEVDADIVRFRDEPA, encoded by the coding sequence ATGACTGAGACGATTGTCTTCGATACGGAGCCGCTCATCGCCTACTTGGACGACGAACCAGGCAGTGATACTGTCGAAGCGTGGATCGACCGTGTTGCGTCCGGCGAGGTCGAGGGATACGTCAGTCCGGTGACGAAAACGGAGGTCCTCTACGTCGGTTCTCGCGTTGGATTCCGTCCTGGGGCTGTCCGAGCAAGCCTCGAGCGTCTCGAAGAGTTGGGTGTCACAGTCTCCGATCCGCGAGCGTGTTGGGACAGTGCAGCTGCCCTCAAAGAAGCGTACACGATGGCACTCGGCGATGCATATGCGCTTGCAACAGCTGACGCTGTAGGTGGGACACTTCTCGTCGGTGCCGACGACGATTTCGACGAGGTAGACGCCGACATCGTACGGTTCCGCGACGAGCCAGCGTAA
- a CDS encoding AbrB/MazE/SpoVT family DNA-binding domain-containing protein, with protein MSSNTNGEERIVSVTEKGQATIPKQLREKHGIPAPGRVKFVENEDGEIVVHPVGSMREFRGLERDGDEDRPATAVLREERDRDKQRADDFVERFSSESEDP; from the coding sequence ATGTCGAGTAATACCAATGGCGAAGAGCGCATCGTCTCTGTCACCGAAAAAGGACAGGCGACGATTCCGAAGCAACTCCGGGAGAAACACGGAATTCCTGCACCAGGACGAGTCAAATTCGTTGAGAACGAAGACGGGGAAATCGTCGTTCACCCAGTGGGTTCGATGCGCGAGTTCCGCGGTCTCGAGCGCGATGGCGACGAGGACCGGCCTGCAACAGCAGTTCTTCGCGAGGAACGCGACCGTGATAAACAGCGAGCGGATGATTTCGTCGAGCGCTTTTCCAGCGAGTCGGAGGACCCATGA
- the lysA gene encoding diaminopimelate decarboxylase, with protein MTDNAESPAVRRLDDWDLERLESLATEYETPLYVMDCDRVKANYTRFSNAFPDAHVMYAAKAHTGKAVLEAVLEAGGTIECAAWGELQRSIEAGADPNELQYTAVNPPAHDLDYATELGAENPELTITIGALDTLERLNERGYDGRIAIRINPGIGTGHHEKVATGADAKFGIPYERVPEVADRVREDFELVGIHAHAGSGVLTDDLEDHCRAIERVGDMARRVGDDELEFVDIGGGYGVPYREDEAPLDLAKTSDMVRDAVGDLEAQLKLEPGRYIVADAGLILTEVNTIKEAPDTTVVGVDASLSTLIRPAMFGSYHPMLNVSAPDREPLEVTVGGPVCTSADVFAHDRPIARPERNDILAIGNAGSYGYELANQFHSQPKPAEVVLEDGEARIGRRRETLEDVTRLEQ; from the coding sequence ATGACCGACAACGCCGAGTCACCGGCTGTCCGCCGGCTCGACGACTGGGACCTCGAGCGACTCGAGTCTCTCGCGACCGAGTACGAGACGCCACTGTACGTGATGGACTGCGACCGGGTGAAAGCGAACTATACCCGCTTTTCGAACGCGTTTCCGGACGCACACGTCATGTACGCCGCGAAGGCCCACACCGGGAAGGCGGTGCTCGAGGCTGTTCTCGAGGCCGGCGGTACCATCGAGTGTGCGGCCTGGGGGGAACTCCAGCGCTCGATTGAAGCAGGCGCGGACCCGAACGAACTGCAGTACACCGCCGTGAACCCGCCGGCGCACGACCTCGATTACGCCACAGAGTTGGGCGCAGAGAATCCGGAACTCACGATTACAATCGGTGCACTCGACACACTCGAGCGCCTCAACGAGCGCGGCTACGACGGCCGCATCGCGATCCGAATCAATCCGGGTATCGGGACGGGCCACCACGAGAAGGTCGCGACCGGCGCGGACGCGAAGTTCGGCATCCCCTACGAGCGCGTCCCCGAGGTCGCAGACCGCGTGCGCGAAGACTTCGAGTTGGTCGGCATCCACGCCCACGCCGGGAGTGGCGTTCTGACCGACGACCTCGAGGACCACTGCCGCGCAATCGAGCGCGTCGGCGACATGGCTCGCCGCGTCGGCGACGACGAACTGGAATTCGTCGACATCGGCGGCGGCTACGGCGTCCCGTATCGTGAGGACGAGGCGCCGCTGGACCTCGCGAAAACCTCGGACATGGTCCGCGACGCAGTGGGCGACCTTGAGGCCCAACTGAAACTCGAACCCGGCCGCTACATCGTCGCCGACGCGGGGCTGATCCTCACGGAGGTCAACACGATCAAGGAAGCCCCCGATACGACCGTCGTCGGCGTCGACGCCAGTCTCTCGACACTGATCCGGCCGGCGATGTTCGGGTCTTACCACCCGATGCTGAACGTCAGTGCGCCCGACCGCGAGCCGCTCGAGGTCACCGTCGGCGGTCCGGTCTGTACCAGCGCGGATGTCTTCGCCCACGACCGACCGATTGCACGACCGGAACGCAACGATATCCTCGCAATCGGCAACGCCGGCTCCTACGGCTACGAACTCGCGAATCAGTTCCACTCGCAGCCAAAGCCGGCCGAGGTCGTCCTCGAGGACGGCGAGGCTCGCATCGGCCGGCGACGGGAGACACTCGAGGATGTCACGCGACTCGAGCAGTAG
- a CDS encoding GNAT family N-acetyltransferase: MVSIRFVDASAREREQAAIRQLLVDADESFVPPLTGANRATVSRSDDEGGSTDIDGYVDRCVSRPLLGAFDGDDLVGFSSFHELTTADALEGYTPATHVEILIVDEGFRNRGIATRLYRALLEENVPASHRHPYVATKTWSTNHAHIAILEELSFECVERLPDDRKPGVDTVYYARHV; encoded by the coding sequence ATGGTCTCGATCAGGTTTGTGGACGCATCAGCACGCGAGCGCGAGCAAGCAGCGATCCGACAGCTACTGGTCGATGCTGATGAGTCGTTCGTCCCGCCGCTGACGGGTGCCAACCGAGCGACTGTCTCTCGCTCAGATGACGAAGGCGGTTCCACCGATATTGACGGCTATGTCGACCGATGTGTCTCTCGACCACTGCTTGGTGCGTTCGACGGCGACGATCTGGTCGGATTCAGTTCGTTTCACGAACTCACGACTGCTGATGCACTCGAGGGATATACTCCTGCGACACACGTCGAAATTCTCATTGTGGACGAGGGGTTTCGAAACCGCGGCATCGCAACGCGACTCTATCGGGCACTCCTCGAGGAGAACGTTCCTGCCAGCCACAGACACCCATACGTCGCAACAAAAACCTGGAGCACGAATCACGCACACATCGCGATTCTCGAGGAGTTATCCTTCGAGTGTGTCGAGCGGCTTCCAGATGATCGGAAACCGGGCGTCGACACGGTCTATTACGCACGTCACGTGTAA
- a CDS encoding M20 family metallopeptidase, with protein MTLDIAQFHADAVSTPSHEDVTEMRELLVDTLEDAGLESEVDDLGNVLARRGAADATGPHIVLNTHIDTVAPHVPYEREGDIVRGRGACDAKGPLAALLAAFLRIEPEAGTLTLAITTDEETLMTGAAELEETLAPAADGFIVGEPTDLDVCIAARGQCEGTITIEGESGHAAKVPADRNAVFGLSSVLEALRSYDEAAGPGADDVLGEPKLTATMLEGGDAPNRVPDAATLTFDRRSVPPETSESFRVDLEDSLEERVPDALEVSIDLIRPDTPFPKAFVTDSDDPLVRTLADESGGEVRPFGAATEAGFFATHAPTVVFGPGVLSDAEGGVAHAEREYVRLSDIETAANVLTDAIDELVS; from the coding sequence ATGACGCTCGATATCGCCCAGTTCCACGCCGACGCCGTCTCGACGCCCTCACACGAGGACGTGACCGAAATGCGCGAGCTACTGGTCGACACGCTCGAGGACGCCGGCCTCGAGTCCGAGGTCGATGATCTCGGAAACGTCCTCGCGCGTCGCGGTGCTGCAGACGCGACGGGTCCGCATATCGTCCTGAACACCCATATCGACACCGTCGCTCCGCACGTCCCCTACGAGCGCGAGGGCGACATCGTCCGCGGGCGCGGGGCCTGCGACGCGAAGGGACCGCTTGCCGCCCTTCTCGCCGCGTTTTTGCGCATCGAACCCGAGGCCGGGACACTGACCCTCGCGATCACCACCGACGAAGAGACGCTGATGACCGGTGCGGCGGAACTCGAGGAGACGCTGGCCCCCGCAGCCGACGGCTTCATCGTCGGCGAGCCAACCGATCTCGACGTCTGTATCGCCGCCCGCGGCCAGTGCGAGGGGACGATCACTATCGAGGGCGAGAGCGGCCACGCCGCGAAGGTGCCTGCCGACCGAAACGCCGTTTTCGGCCTCTCGAGCGTGCTCGAAGCCCTCCGGAGCTACGACGAGGCGGCCGGACCGGGCGCGGACGACGTGCTCGGCGAACCGAAACTGACGGCGACGATGCTCGAGGGCGGCGACGCGCCGAATCGCGTGCCCGACGCTGCGACGCTCACGTTCGACCGGCGCAGCGTCCCACCGGAGACGAGCGAGTCGTTCCGAGTGGATCTCGAGGACTCTCTCGAAGAGCGCGTTCCGGATGCGCTCGAGGTGTCAATCGACCTCATTCGCCCCGATACGCCGTTCCCGAAGGCATTCGTGACGGACTCGGACGACCCGCTGGTTCGAACGCTGGCGGACGAAAGCGGCGGCGAAGTCCGCCCGTTCGGCGCGGCCACCGAGGCTGGCTTTTTTGCGACCCACGCGCCGACTGTCGTCTTCGGCCCGGGCGTGCTCTCGGACGCGGAGGGTGGCGTTGCCCACGCCGAGCGAGAGTACGTTCGGCTCTCGGATATCGAGACGGCCGCGAATGTCCTCACAGACGCCATCGACGAGTTGGTATCGTAG
- the purB gene encoding adenylosuccinate lyase has protein sequence MTETDALYAVSPLDGRYSGRTAPLSPYASEAALMRARVRVEVEYLIALADLEATPLEIGLEERKHLRGLYKHFAEEDAQLVKKLETEGHAEFDATNHDVKAVEYFIRHHLDEDSNASAWIHFGLTSEDVNNLAHRLLVSDAVSEVLLPELYDLQDTLAEMAREHRDLPMLARTHGQPATPTTFGKEMAVYASRLGRATGRITAAADDLRGKLGGASGTYAAHVAAYPDVDWQAFANEFVTEGLGLEFEPLTTQVNPCDDLAAVFDAFRGANDVLLDLDLDMWLYVSDRYLGQEAVEGETGSSTMPHKVNPIDFENSEGNLSKANSDLTFLADYVTTSRLQRDLSDSTVKRNIGSAFAHCLIGYTKAAAGLSKVVPNEHVMRDDLESTPEIIGEAVQTILRREGQEDAYEQVKALTRGKSVTLEDFRELFDDLEVDESVREELRALTPTGYTGVADELVDDV, from the coding sequence ATGACCGAAACTGACGCACTGTACGCCGTCTCGCCGCTGGACGGGCGCTACAGTGGCCGGACCGCACCGCTGTCGCCGTACGCGAGCGAAGCCGCGCTTATGCGCGCTCGCGTCCGCGTCGAAGTCGAATATCTGATCGCACTCGCAGACCTCGAGGCCACGCCGCTAGAAATCGGCCTCGAGGAGCGCAAACACCTGCGCGGACTGTACAAACACTTCGCCGAAGAGGACGCCCAATTAGTCAAAAAACTCGAGACGGAGGGCCACGCTGAGTTCGATGCGACAAATCACGACGTGAAGGCAGTCGAGTACTTCATTCGGCACCATCTCGACGAGGATAGCAACGCCTCGGCCTGGATCCACTTCGGGCTGACCAGCGAGGACGTGAACAACCTCGCCCACCGGCTGCTCGTCAGTGACGCCGTCTCGGAGGTGCTCCTGCCGGAACTGTACGACCTGCAGGACACCCTCGCCGAGATGGCCCGCGAGCACCGCGATCTGCCGATGCTCGCGCGAACGCACGGCCAGCCCGCGACACCGACTACCTTCGGCAAAGAGATGGCCGTCTACGCCTCCCGACTTGGGCGTGCAACGGGGCGCATCACGGCAGCAGCCGACGACCTGCGCGGCAAACTCGGCGGCGCATCCGGCACCTACGCCGCCCACGTCGCGGCCTACCCCGATGTCGACTGGCAGGCGTTCGCAAACGAATTCGTCACCGAGGGACTCGGCCTCGAGTTCGAGCCACTCACGACGCAGGTCAACCCGTGTGACGACCTCGCGGCCGTCTTCGACGCCTTCCGCGGCGCGAACGACGTGCTGCTCGACCTCGATCTGGATATGTGGCTCTACGTCTCGGATCGCTACCTCGGTCAGGAAGCCGTCGAAGGCGAAACCGGCTCCTCGACGATGCCTCACAAGGTCAACCCAATCGACTTCGAGAACAGCGAAGGGAACCTCTCGAAGGCCAACTCGGATCTCACGTTCCTCGCCGATTACGTCACCACCTCGAGACTACAGCGTGACCTCTCCGATTCGACCGTCAAACGCAACATCGGCTCGGCCTTCGCTCACTGCCTGATCGGCTACACCAAGGCCGCTGCCGGCCTCTCGAAGGTCGTCCCCAACGAACACGTCATGCGCGACGACCTCGAGTCGACCCCCGAAATCATCGGCGAGGCCGTCCAGACGATCCTCCGCCGTGAGGGGCAGGAAGACGCCTACGAGCAAGTCAAAGCCCTCACGCGCGGGAAATCGGTGACGCTCGAGGACTTCCGAGAGCTGTTCGACGACCTCGAGGTAGACGAGTCGGTTCGCGAGGAACTGCGCGCGCTGACGCCGACCGGCTACACGGGCGTCGCGGACGAACTGGTCGACGACGTATAG